A stretch of Endozoicomonas sp. SCSIO W0465 DNA encodes these proteins:
- a CDS encoding IS1634 family transposase — protein sequence MHPHQFHIQRIDHMGLVAGMCKELGISNHLDSLVPNQSEHRNISFGETVVSMLLNGLGFTARTLHMFPEFHADKPLDKLIRPGIKPEHINDSVLGRALDQLFELDVSEVYLSLAVKAVNVLKLPCKALNLDSTSLHVDGVYNSESDVDEEDMHCIKLCRGYSRDHRPELNQAILLMMTENQAGIPVFMKASSGNVNDNKNFKKVISSHLKSYREALNNRYLIGDAALYTTDNVQILHQQGQQFITRVPSKIKEARELIDSVASCEMTPVEGAEGYESHEMLSDHAGVSQRWILVRSEQARKSEQKTLLKKMLKKSEKEAEALTSKLAKKAFKCETDALRAFDEWQSKTIYCQAEPVITEKPCYTKVGRPEKGSKPDSIEYYVSGYPWVSVDCRKDAECSLGCFVLATNDLDDSRLSTAEVLSTYKSRNCSAPPHKSGIF from the coding sequence ATGCATCCTCATCAGTTCCACATTCAACGTATCGATCATATGGGTTTGGTTGCCGGTATGTGCAAAGAACTCGGTATCTCTAATCATCTGGATTCCCTGGTTCCTAACCAATCTGAACACCGGAATATTTCCTTTGGCGAAACCGTAGTATCAATGCTGCTTAACGGCCTTGGGTTCACTGCCCGCACGCTTCATATGTTCCCGGAGTTTCATGCTGATAAACCGCTGGATAAACTCATCAGGCCCGGTATTAAACCCGAACACATTAACGACAGTGTACTCGGCAGAGCCCTGGATCAGCTTTTTGAACTGGATGTAAGTGAGGTCTATTTATCGCTGGCTGTCAAGGCAGTGAATGTCTTAAAACTGCCGTGCAAGGCTCTGAACCTTGACTCAACAAGCTTGCATGTGGACGGCGTTTATAACAGCGAATCTGACGTCGACGAAGAAGATATGCACTGTATCAAACTCTGTCGTGGATACAGCAGGGATCATCGACCCGAGCTCAACCAGGCAATACTGCTGATGATGACGGAAAATCAGGCCGGTATTCCCGTTTTTATGAAAGCGTCCAGTGGCAACGTAAACGACAATAAAAACTTTAAAAAAGTCATCAGCAGCCATTTGAAATCCTACCGGGAAGCCCTGAATAATCGCTACCTGATTGGTGATGCAGCACTTTATACAACAGATAACGTACAGATACTTCATCAGCAGGGCCAGCAATTTATCACCCGGGTTCCGTCAAAAATCAAAGAAGCCAGAGAACTGATTGACAGTGTCGCTTCTTGTGAAATGACACCAGTGGAGGGTGCTGAGGGCTATGAGAGTCATGAAATGCTGTCAGATCATGCGGGTGTCTCCCAGCGCTGGATTCTGGTCCGCAGCGAGCAGGCTCGAAAGAGCGAACAAAAAACACTGCTGAAAAAAATGCTAAAGAAGTCTGAGAAAGAAGCAGAAGCGCTGACCAGTAAACTGGCCAAAAAAGCCTTCAAGTGTGAAACCGACGCATTGCGTGCGTTCGATGAATGGCAGTCAAAAACTATTTATTGTCAGGCGGAACCTGTCATTACTGAGAAACCCTGCTATACCAAGGTAGGTCGTCCGGAGAAAGGCTCTAAACCGGACAGTATTGAATATTATGTGAGCGGATATCCTTGGGTATCCGTTGACTGTCGCAAAGATGCAGAGTGTTCTCTGGGTTGCTTTGTGCTGGCGACGAATGATCTGGACGACAGTCGGCTGAGTACAGCAGAAGTGCTAAGTACTTACAAATCACGTAACTGTTCAGCACCCCCACATAAATCTGGAATTTTCTGA